Below is a window of Yersinia kristensenii DNA.
GCTGGCGTAAATAGCGGCGGGCGATCCTCCTTCAATTGCCAATATCAATGCCGCCAGAACAAAGGTGCCAATACTGAGTAATACCGCGCCACGTAACCAGCGATCCACTACCAGCCCGGTCAGCCAAATCCCCGCCAGCGCACTGATCCCAAAGACTAACAGCACTTTATCGACCTGATTGCCTAACCCCGCTGGGGCGATAAAAGGCGCAATATAGGTATAAAGAATATTGTGCGCCAGCATCCACAGGACAATAACCGACAACACAGGGCGCACGCCGGGGATGATGAATACTTTGCGCACTGGCTGCTGCTGTTTGATTGATTGCCTAGGATAATCAGGGACTTTCGCGATAACCCAGATAATCAACAGCACAGTTAATCCCGACATAATAGCAAATGCACTGCGCCAGTTGAGCACGCTGCCCAGCCATGCTCCCAGCGGCACCCCTAGCGCCAGCGCTACAGGTGTGCCGGTCATGGCAATCGCCATTGCACGCCCTTGCTGATGGGGTTGCACCATGCGCCGTGCGTAACCGGCAATCAGCCCCCAGGCCAGCCCCGCAGCGGCACCGGCCATAAAACGGGCCAGTAAAGTTAAACTGAACCACGGCGAAATAGTGGTCAGCGTATTGAATAAGAAAAACCCAATAATAGCGCTGAGTAAGGCTTTACGTCGCCCCCAACTGCGGGTCAGCGCAATCAATGGGATTGCGGCCATTAACGAACCCAGCGCATAGAGTGTGACCCATTGGCCTGCCAATGCTGGTGAGACCCCTAATTCCTGGCTAATTTGCGGCAATAACCCGGCGGGTAATGTCTCGGTCATGATGGCAATAAAGCCGGTCATCGCCAGTGCCAGCAAAGCCGCGAGAGGAAAGGGCGCCGGGTTCATTGCTGTTCCCCGACGCCATAGACAGCATCACGCAGGTCATTAACAAACTGCCCAGACATTCCCTCGTAGAGAGTATTGGTCAATGCTACAACGCTTATCCCTTGAATTTTATCAACAAACCATGAATGACCATAGGCACCGCCCCAGCTCCATGTGCCGACGGACTCGGGCGAATCAGCCGCATCCGGGTCACGCAGCACTGAAAAACCTAAGCCAAAGCCCAAACCGGGGGAATCTGGTAAGGTCATTCCGCGCGTTTGATCCTGGCCCATCTCATCAACCAAAGCTGCCGGGAGCAAGGGCGAACCGCCCTGACGCAGGGTTTCCAACAAGCGCAGCAGGTCACTGGCACTGCCCACCATCCCCGCACCGCCAGAAGGGAAAGCATGGCGATTGAGCGCGCGGGCAGGGGAGAATTCAATCCCCACGGTATCCGGAAACGGCGCGACAATCTCCCCTTCCTGCAAAGGGTGTGGCGCAGGAATATCATTGACATAAGGTGTCGATAACCGACTGATATCATGGGTAAAAAATTCAGTATCATCCATTTGTAGCGGCCCGGTGACTAATGCCCGGACGGCTTTATCTAACGGCTGACCATAAACTTGCTCAATCACTGCACCTAAAACATCAATTGCCAATGAATAAGCCCACGAGGTTCCCGGCGCATAATACAGCGGCACCTCCGCCAATCGACGTAAATTCTCACTTAATGTAATGGCTGATTGGTCCATGCCATCGGAGATACCCGCGCGAGCATAAGGCCCATTTTCATCCGCTTCAACAAAGCGATAGCCCAGACCGGCGGTATGGCTGAGTAATTGGCGCACCGTAATTTGGGGTAATTCCCCGTCAGCCAGACGTGGTTGAAAGTCAGGTAACCAGTGGCGAATATCACCATCAAGGTCGAGTTTACCTTGTGCGACTAACACCATGGCGGCAGTGGAAACAATAGGTTTGCTGATGGAAGCCAATCGAAACAGGGTGTTGGCAGCCATGGGATGCTCGGTTTCGCGATCCGCCCAACCTGCTGCTCGGCAGAAATGGGTTTCGCCATTAAGCGCAACCATGACCACAGCACCGACTAAACGCTGCTCGGAGAGTGCCTGATCAATCACGGCATTAATTCTGCTTGCCAGAGGCTCTGGCTGTCGGGGCGCTAACGAATTGGCGGACATAGTAATTCCTTAATCTGAATGAATGACGACTTAACCCTAGAGCAAGCGATACAGTAAATAATTACGCAATCAGGAAAAAGTGGGGTAGATTTCCAGTATTAGAGGACAAAAATGTCCGCAATAGGAAATGTGATGGATAATTTGAGCAGCTTGACCGTGTTTGTACAAGTGGCCGAGACCCGCAGCTTTGTGGTGGCGGGGCGTGTTTTGGGGGTTTCTGCTTCCGCGGTCGGCAAAAGTATCGCCCGGCTTGAGGCGCGGCTGGGAGTGAGGCTGTTTCATCGCAGCACCCGCAGTATTGCACTGACTTCTGAGGGAGCGATTTTTCTTGAGCGCAGTCGGCGAATTTTGGCCGAGGTCGAGGCCGCAGAGCTGGAAATGCTACAACTGGCCGATAAGCCACGCGGCAAATTGCGGGTCAGTTTTCCCTTGGCGAGCACCTTGCTATTGCCGGTATTGGCTGATTTTATGTTGGCTTATCCCGACATTGTACTGGATCTGGATTTCAGTGATCGGATTGTTGATGTAGTCGAAGAGGGGTTTGATGCCGTGGTTCGCACCGGTGAACTGACCGATTCTCGGCTATCTGCCCGTAAGTTGGGGCAGTCCAACGTGTTGCTGGTGGCTTCACCCGCCTATCTGGAACAGTATGGGGAGCCGCTGCATCCGAGTGAGTTGGCTAACCATATCTGTCTGCACTACCGCTATCCCAACAGTGGCAAATTGGAAACCTGGCCGTTGCCCTATGAGCCGGATTTGCAAATCCCCATTTCGATGGTGTGCAATAACATTGAAACCAGAATGTGTTTTGCTTTACGCGGGCTGGGGATCGCATGCTTACCGGATTTTTCGATGGGAAACGCACTGGTGGAAGGTAAGCTGCGCACCTTATTGGACGGTTATATGAAGCGCACCGTCAGCTTGCATGTGGTGTGGCCTTCTGGGCGTTATATCACACCTAAGTTACGGGTATTTATCGATTTTATCAGTGAAAGGGTGTTTGCAGACCCGTAGCGGATACCCTCAATATTTTTCCCTGTTTCTTAAGTCGAATAATTAAGCATTTTTCGCCAATTGCCGATATAAGGTTACAAGTTCCTCCATTTTAGAAAAAGGTATTGGGGAAAGTATGGATAATTTTCAAAAAGAGATAGAAGAGAGAACGAATCTCACCTCCTCTAACAGATTTGAGTTGTTGCTGTTTCGTTTGGGGGAATCTCAGGAGGAACAGCAGTCTGAACTGTACGGTATTAACGTATTCAAATTACGTGAAATAGTCCCGATGCCAAGTTTAACCAAAGCGGCGGGCATGGCTTCACCCATGATGGGCATGGCGAATATTCGTGGGGAAATCATTCCTGTGATTGACCTCCCAGCTATTGTTGGCTGTGTCCCCAAAACCGGGTTGAACATTTTACTGGTGACAGAGTATGCCCGCAGTACCCAAGCATTTGCGGTGGAATCTGTTGATGATATTGTTCGCTTGGAATGGAGCCAAGTGCTGGCGGCTGACGCGGGGGTCAAAAGCCGCAATATCACCAGTATCGCGCGTCTCGATAATGATAAAGCCAGTAACCGGTTGGCGCTGGTATTGGATGTTGAACAGATTTTATATGACATCCTTCCGGCCAATCGCAATGTTCAAATTGATAGTGAGAAAACCAAAGCATTCGATTTGAAACCGGGGGCGGTGGCCATTGTGGCTGAAGATTCCAAAGTTGCCCGCTCGATGCTGGAACAAGCCCTGAAAATGATGGATATTCCGGCCGCAATGCATATTACCGGCCTGGAAGCGTGGAATAAAATCAAGAAGATAGCAGAAGAAGCTCGGGCCGAGGGCCGCCCGATTTCGGATAAAATCTCATTTGTGTTAACCGATTTAGAAATGCCGGAGATGGATGGTTTTACCCTGACTTTGAATATCAAACGGGATGAGTTCCTGAAAAATATCCCGGTCATTATCCATTCTTCATTATCAGGTAGCGCGAATGAAGATCATGTCCGCAAAGTGGGGGCCGATGCCTATGTAGCGAAATTCGAAGCTAATGAATTGGAAGCCGCTATTCACAAGGCGTTGGATGCCAAGAAAAACCTAAATCGGTAACTTGAGTATTATCCTCTACGGCCCGTTTCTGTGTGTTGCATCACCAGAAATGGGCTTGCTGATCGCCAAACTGACTGGCACGATATGATGATAGTGGTGATAGAAAGCGCAGTCAGTGGCCGGCGAGGAGTAAAACATGAAAATGATCAAATGCGCTATACGGGATGTGATCGCAGGCCAAAACGTCACTGTGGTGGAGCCAGTCAACCTCTATGAGTGCTCGCTCCAGGATGATGTATTCATTGGCCCGTTTGTTGAGGTTCAGAAAGGGTGCATTATCGGACGGGGCAGCCGGATACAATCCCATACCTTTCTCTGCGAGAATGTCACCACCGGTGAAAATTGCTTTATTGGTCATAATGTGACTTTTGCCAATGATCTTTTTAAACAGGGTTCACCTGACCCAGATTCCAACCATTGGCTGAGAATCTGTTTGGGTGATAATGTGGTTATTGGCAGTGGCGCGACAATATTGACTGATTCAATTTGTAGCGGTGCGGTCATTGGTGCCGGGAGTGTGGTTGCCAAGCCTATAATATTAAAAGGAGTTTATGCCGGTAACCCCGCCCGCCTGATAAGAACGCTCTGATAATCCGGCCACACGGAATATTACTTTTCTTCCCCCAATAAGGCTGTTTTGGCCGCATCAAGAAATTCATCCGATATTTTATCCCCAGCAGTCGCCCGTGCCAGTGTTAATGCCCCTGACAACATCGCCAACTGCGCCAGGGCGTGCTGCCTACGCTGTTCTGGGTCTGCTATATCAGAAACCGACTCTAATCTTGCCAGCATGGATTTCACGCCACTGAGATACACTTCGCATACTGGATTTTCATCATTCTCACGCGCCACATCGCTGGCGAGTGCAGTAATGGCACAGCCATTTTCTGCGTGATCTCGGTGAGTCGGTGAGAGATAAAATTCTACTAAGGTGCGTAGATTATTCTGGTCTGGCTGGTCGCCCATTTCTTGCCAGCGAGTGCTGGAATCGTCGAGCGCTTTGCGGCTGGCAATCGCCGCCAGTTCATCTTTAGACGCAAAATGCCCGTAGAATCCGCCATGAGTCAAACCGACCGCCGCCATTAAATCATTGACACTGACGCCATTCAAACCCCGAGCACGGAAGAGTTGCGAAGACGTCTCTACAATGGCTTCGCGATTGAGCGCCATCTGCTGTTTTGATACTCGGGCCATACATTTCTCCTTAGTGAATAGGCAGCATCATAAGGTATGCTATGCCAGCACATCAATAGATGTTGCCTCTCATCAATATATCAGCTGGTTTATGCTCGCGGTATTCGGGGGGGGATGATGCGAGTGCTATCGCCGCCCTGAGCCCGTGCCAGCGTGTTGGCAATTTGATCATGTGGTGTCCCCAACGTGATGGCGCTGACCTTATCAAGACGGGCCACTTGTTCATCACTTAATGTCACATCCAATGCTGCCAGTGTGTCATTCAATTGAGCCAGCGTACGGGAACCTAAAATAGGGATCAAACTGGTCGGTGAGTTTGCGGCCTTATGGCGCAACCAGGCAATGGCGACGTGTAATGGCTGGATATGGTGTTCCTGTGATACCGCGATAACTTCATCCAGTAGCGCGGTATCTTGCTCGGTATGCACCAATTTGCCCGCGAAGCCCAGTAGTCGGCCTTCATTGCTGTGGCGGTATTTGCCTGTCAGTAACCCGCCTCCCAGTGGCGACCATAGCGCGGCTGCCAAGCCCAATGCTTCAGCCATCGGTAACAATTCGCGCTCGGCGGTTCGTTGCACCAGACTATATTCCACCTGAATACCGGCAATACGCGACCAGCCGCGCAATTCTGCCAGAGTATCAGCGCGAGCAATACGCCATGCAGGGAAGTTGGAAAGCCCAGCATATTGTATTTTTCCGGCGCGGATCAGGTCATCGAAAGCGCGCACAATTTCTTCTAGCGGCGTCAACTGGTCATCAAAATGCGCCCATAATAAATCAATACGGTCGGTATTCAGCCGTTTAAGACTGCTTTCCACCGAGGCGATCATATTGCGGCGGCTATTACCGGTTTGAGTGATTCCAGCATCCGGTTGCGCCCCCAATGTATATTTTGTCGCCACCACAAAGCGGTCTCGTTCCGCAGCAATAAACTCGCCCACAAGCTGTTCAGACTGACCAAATTGATATGTATCAGCGGTGTCGATGAAATTACCACCGGCATCGGAAAAGCGATCAAATACTTGTTTTGCTTCTTCTTTTTCCGAACCATATCCCCAAGCGGTACCAAAATTACCGGTGCCCAACGCCAATTCAGAGACCCGCAGGCCGCTATTACGGCCAAAAGTGGTGTATTTCATATTGAAGCCCCATTCCAATGATTATTTATGATGACTGACATTTATTATATATGACATGCGTAATCTATTAATGCAAATGAATCCTCGTTGACACTTAGATGATGGTTGTCATAATATTAAAATTAGATGTCAACTGTCATCTATAAATCATCCTGAGAGAGAAAACTTCATGAACACGACTCCAGCGGTTCTTATTACCGGTGCTTCATCGGGTATTGGTGCGACTTATGCTGAGCGCTTCGCACTTAGGGGGCATGACTTGGTATTGGTGGCGCGCGATGGTGCACGATTGGAAACATTGGCAACCCAACTTCGCCAAAAAAATGGCATTAATGTGGACGTTTTACCGGCTGATCTGACTCAACCCAGCGAGCTTGCCGCCGTAGAGGCGCGATTACGCGATGATAGCCGCATCGGAGTCTTGGTAAACAATGCCGGCATGAATATTAGCGGCAGCTTTATTGAGCAGTCCATTGACGATATTACGCGGATTATCACCCTTAATACCACCGCCCTGGCGCGGCTTGCCAGTGCTATTGCCCCTCGGTTGG
It encodes the following:
- a CDS encoding MFS transporter — protein: MNPAPFPLAALLALAMTGFIAIMTETLPAGLLPQISQELGVSPALAGQWVTLYALGSLMAAIPLIALTRSWGRRKALLSAIIGFFLFNTLTTISPWFSLTLLARFMAGAAAGLAWGLIAGYARRMVQPHQQGRAMAIAMTGTPVALALGVPLGAWLGSVLNWRSAFAIMSGLTVLLIIWVIAKVPDYPRQSIKQQQPVRKVFIIPGVRPVLSVIVLWMLAHNILYTYIAPFIAPAGLGNQVDKVLLVFGISALAGIWLTGLVVDRWLRGAVLLSIGTFVLAALILAIEGGSPAAIYASMVLWGLSFGGAPTLLQTASADAAGQDADVAQSMIVVAWNLAIAGGGIVGGLLLQSAGAASFPWAVLGLLFLGLMVVWQAQRHGFKPGIRSAMHSAKC
- a CDS encoding serine hydrolase domain-containing protein is translated as MSANSLAPRQPEPLASRINAVIDQALSEQRLVGAVVMVALNGETHFCRAAGWADRETEHPMAANTLFRLASISKPIVSTAAMVLVAQGKLDLDGDIRHWLPDFQPRLADGELPQITVRQLLSHTAGLGYRFVEADENGPYARAGISDGMDQSAITLSENLRRLAEVPLYYAPGTSWAYSLAIDVLGAVIEQVYGQPLDKAVRALVTGPLQMDDTEFFTHDISRLSTPYVNDIPAPHPLQEGEIVAPFPDTVGIEFSPARALNRHAFPSGGAGMVGSASDLLRLLETLRQGGSPLLPAALVDEMGQDQTRGMTLPDSPGLGFGLGFSVLRDPDAADSPESVGTWSWGGAYGHSWFVDKIQGISVVALTNTLYEGMSGQFVNDLRDAVYGVGEQQ
- a CDS encoding LysR family transcriptional regulator — protein: MDNLSSLTVFVQVAETRSFVVAGRVLGVSASAVGKSIARLEARLGVRLFHRSTRSIALTSEGAIFLERSRRILAEVEAAELEMLQLADKPRGKLRVSFPLASTLLLPVLADFMLAYPDIVLDLDFSDRIVDVVEEGFDAVVRTGELTDSRLSARKLGQSNVLLVASPAYLEQYGEPLHPSELANHICLHYRYPNSGKLETWPLPYEPDLQIPISMVCNNIETRMCFALRGLGIACLPDFSMGNALVEGKLRTLLDGYMKRTVSLHVVWPSGRYITPKLRVFIDFISERVFADP
- a CDS encoding chemotaxis protein, which codes for MDNFQKEIEERTNLTSSNRFELLLFRLGESQEEQQSELYGINVFKLREIVPMPSLTKAAGMASPMMGMANIRGEIIPVIDLPAIVGCVPKTGLNILLVTEYARSTQAFAVESVDDIVRLEWSQVLAADAGVKSRNITSIARLDNDKASNRLALVLDVEQILYDILPANRNVQIDSEKTKAFDLKPGAVAIVAEDSKVARSMLEQALKMMDIPAAMHITGLEAWNKIKKIAEEARAEGRPISDKISFVLTDLEMPEMDGFTLTLNIKRDEFLKNIPVIIHSSLSGSANEDHVRKVGADAYVAKFEANELEAAIHKALDAKKNLNR
- a CDS encoding acyltransferase, coding for MKMIKCAIRDVIAGQNVTVVEPVNLYECSLQDDVFIGPFVEVQKGCIIGRGSRIQSHTFLCENVTTGENCFIGHNVTFANDLFKQGSPDPDSNHWLRICLGDNVVIGSGATILTDSICSGAVIGAGSVVAKPIILKGVYAGNPARLIRTL
- a CDS encoding TetR/AcrR family transcriptional regulator; the protein is MARVSKQQMALNREAIVETSSQLFRARGLNGVSVNDLMAAVGLTHGGFYGHFASKDELAAIASRKALDDSSTRWQEMGDQPDQNNLRTLVEFYLSPTHRDHAENGCAITALASDVARENDENPVCEVYLSGVKSMLARLESVSDIADPEQRRQHALAQLAMLSGALTLARATAGDKISDEFLDAAKTALLGEEK
- a CDS encoding aldo/keto reductase, whose product is MKYTTFGRNSGLRVSELALGTGNFGTAWGYGSEKEEAKQVFDRFSDAGGNFIDTADTYQFGQSEQLVGEFIAAERDRFVVATKYTLGAQPDAGITQTGNSRRNMIASVESSLKRLNTDRIDLLWAHFDDQLTPLEEIVRAFDDLIRAGKIQYAGLSNFPAWRIARADTLAELRGWSRIAGIQVEYSLVQRTAERELLPMAEALGLAAALWSPLGGGLLTGKYRHSNEGRLLGFAGKLVHTEQDTALLDEVIAVSQEHHIQPLHVAIAWLRHKAANSPTSLIPILGSRTLAQLNDTLAALDVTLSDEQVARLDKVSAITLGTPHDQIANTLARAQGGDSTRIIPPRIPRA